The following DNA comes from Rosa rugosa chromosome 5, drRosRugo1.1, whole genome shotgun sequence.
GGAGGGTGCGAAAGGGTGCTTTTCTCTGGCTGGATTGCATGACGCTATCGATGTGGGGTCCGACTTCTGGATCTATGCTTGGTGGGGTTGACGATTGTTGTGATGGTGATCGGTTTTGCTCCCTGGTGTTTGTCGCGGACGGTGGCGAATGGAGAGGTTCCCAATCTGGGAGTCTGAGGACGTCTAGCGGGCTGGGATGGCTGGGTTCGATCAAGACTGGTGTGATGGCCGTGTGTTGCGGTGTACGGCCTTATGGGTTTCTTCGATCTGGTACAATATCGGCGCTCTCCGTGGGCTGGTGGTGGCTCAGAGTTCTCGGTGGCAGTAATGTGGAGAGGATGACAGTTGATGCTGCTGATGAAGACGGTGCACTCCGACGGTGGCATAGCTCAGCTTGCCGGAGTCGGGTTGGTGGGCTGGGTGCCCTGAGCACTTTTTTAGGGGACTGGACTTGGGCCTGTTTTCTGATATCAAAGACTGCTTTAGGGTTCTTTGACTCTGGGTGGGCTGCAATGGTTGGACCGGCTTATTGTTGGGTCCGTAAGGCATTTATTGTTGTAGCAACGGACAAGGAAGAAGGCATGGAAGGGGAGGCTACTACTCCTCTTCCggaaaatatttaaattttgttagGTCGCAAAGATCATAATCTCTGAGGGTTTTTTACTCTTGCTTCGGGGATTACTGATCTTTGTTTGGAATAAAAGTGCGTGAactgtctaaaaggtgggtgtactgggggtatattgggttcttgttcttgttagaataggagtctcagggtactctgagaagctattctttctgtcgactttcgtttttgtactgcttgctgaatctatataatgggctgacctcttttgatcaaaaaaaatgatttaatcactctataaatcctaactaaatatacatttcttaatcaaacttgagtttcaaaaattaatgtctattcaataagaaaatgccatgaactattatgttttttttttaataatttttttttctattttagctgtgcaaaaaaaaaaaatcattcgttttttaatgtttattttttttctgtattttttgtaccacatgattaattatttaaatatttttaattattttgttttgcaaatataatggattgactgaGATTTatgtcataaatcataagaggatttattttgttttccctcaccaatatgtgatcaacatatatatcatacatttttaagtcgcatgatcttaatcatatttttatttcttattaaatatatatgaatgctttaatgagtaagtagtgaaattggaaaatgaaaatagataaggaaaataataaggaatacaatctaatattattgaattggaaagtctacataaaataaatataatattttttaggtataattattgtccttaatagtcattttataataggttatatatgtcatttaataattcataatagggTGAGGTCTAGTGAgtagatttggaggtcccaatagaaactctaaaaaaaagttgtattggggggcaaatCAAAATGGTGCTTTGCAACAGAAGGcccgaaaggaaagaaaacaggaaaaatagacgtatattgctccccaatagacgtctattaatatacgtctattggggggcaatagacatttgaattgatataatctacTCGTTTTTTTGcttaatcaaaattttatttatctaattttacaaagattagttcttattctggctatcgaaagttctattggggggcaatagacggctattggggggcaatagacgttttgaattgatgtaatctccttgtttttttttttctgtaatcaaagttttatttgtctaaatttaaggAGATTAGTTCCATTCTGGCaattgaaagtcctattgggaggcaataggcttctattgaggggcaatacatgacagatagtcgtctattggggggcaatagacgtctattgggggcaatagacgtctattggggcaaaaaaactttccggcgAGATTTGCAGCaatttccggtgggcggcagccggtggccggaatccggcgaccggtgaccggtgaccgaaatccggcgaccggtgaccggattccggcgaaagttggccggattccggcgaagtctcctatagtttctctctcttccattttctctctctctctctctctaagtaacaaaggggtgaggggtaaaatggtattaaaaaaaaaattaaaaacaaaaaaaaaatcttaatagggtattagggaagactcccttagagtgtattgggtaagaggaaataaaaaaaacttaatggggtaagggagaaaaaaatccctagaaatggggtaaatggacaaaatccctTTTTTTAATTCCTCCCTATCGAAAAAACTCTAAGGttgtcttccctaataccccattaagttttttttgtttttgtttaagtTTTTGAGACatttttaccctcacccctttgttacatagagagagagagagactataAGAGACTTCGGCGGAGTCTGGTCacgggattccggtcaccgggatttttctgaaaacctcgccggaaaggtttattgccccaaaacagatctttattgccccccaatacacctctattgcccccaaatatataggcaataaacctctattgcctggtcaccgaaatgagaactaatcttccttgaattagacaaataaaactttgattaaagaaaaaaacgaggagattacatcaattcaaaacgtctattgccccccaatagacatttcagTCGCCGGAATCAGAAcaaatctccctaaatttagacaaataaaactttgattaaagaaaaaaaaacgaggagattacatcaattcaaaacgtttattgccccctaatagacgtctattccctcctcccccccccccccccccaaaaccaATAAAATCATATTAAAGAAGTCCATCTGCTAGCGAGCTATAGTACTAGCTAGTCAAGAAGCATATGAAAAATGACTTCCAATGATCCAATCCTTATTCCAAAAACAACAATTTAAATTACACTACTTTATTCCCATTTACATCTAATGTTATTAGTGTGCCCAAAATCACGTCTCAATACCAAGCTTCCATCCATTCTTCTCAGGTAGAAACTCTCCACCAAAACTTAACAACCAAACTTCCTCCACGTGCCTCTTCTACTTTCTGCACCCTTACGTTCCTTTCATGCCCAGTAACCCACCCTTTTGCCTCAACCCATTTCATATTCTGAACAATTGCTGAACTCAGACACAATACCAAATAATGATAATCAAACAATTTTGCTAGACCCATTTCATATTCTGTACAAGTTTGATAATATCAATCAATTTTAGCACCAtctcaattacacaaaatcacaCAAATTCATTATTTTCTCTATAGActgaaactaagttaataaggaagcaagaGTTTTGCGGAGCGACCTCGACtggcgaaacctaggtttcgtggAGCGGCGGCAGCGTTCTTCCCTCAGGCAAGGCGACGACCGTAGGAGTGACGAGGTACGGCGACGATCGTGGGGTGCGGCGAGGGGTTCTTGGTTTAGGGGCTTCTCAGATTGTGTTGGCGGGTTTCGATCCAAGCGGTAACAGACTTTGATCGCGGCCAGGGCAGGGGCGGTCGACGGCGTTGTTCGCTCTAGGTGTGTCCGGCTCCGTTCGCGTTTAAGGGCCCGGTGTTTGGGCTGTGATGGTGCTTGGATCCGGATTCTAATCCGTCCTGCCGGGCTCGGCGGCGAGGAGGCGTTGGCCTGTGCTGTCAGAGAATAGGTCGTTTGATCCAGGTTGGAGTACAGGTCGAGGTCCAGACTTGACGATGGCCATGGTGGAGGTCCACGGCCGGGCGCCGGACTGGTGAAGGAGGCTGCTCTCTCGAAGCCTGACGCGGGCGGGTCTGGGAAGGTGTGGGTAAGAGATGGGCCTTGGCCAGTGGGCCTCCGCCTGCCTGGGCCCCTCCTAGTGGTCTGGCTAGGCAAGCCCATTCTCTTATTCCCTTCCTTTTCTTGGATCAGGCCTGATTTAGGTTTTTTTTGGGAGAGTGGtagtttttcaattttcttgtttTGAATAATTGAGCTTGGCTCGGCTCACCTCCTATTTTGCCCTTGATCGTTGCTGTGTGCTGATTTGATGAGTGGCGATGTACACCATgaaggtcttaggcgtcaatgcTTGTTATGTCAGTTGCTTTGATTTAGGGTtggataggtgttgggtttatTTACTTgttgcattttctttttctaggtTTGGCTAGTAATAATTTGGCTGCTTTGGACAGTCTGATTAGGAGTTTGGCTGCTTTGCGCAGTCTATATTGTGCTTGTATTTGTACTATGAGTGGTTTCTTGAAACCCTCTAGCTTGACACTGTGATGTCGTAATATATTGGAACCTAATTtcatttccctaaaaaaaaaaaaagtaaataaggAAGCAAGGACAACGTACTGGAGATGAGAGTTTAATTGAGCAAAACCTGAGCTCGTCTTCAAAGTCATCCCAGGCCAAGCTTGTCTTCAACATCTGAATAGGAGCCTTGTGGAATTAGGTTTGCCGGAAATAGATTTCTGGCAGTGGTGGTGGTTGTGAGTAGAGAGGCTTGCAACgaagtggagagagagagagagagagacttgcGCTAGCCAGATCTCCTCGCCGGAGACGAGTCGCAGATGTTGAAATCGATCTTGACAACCCGATCGGAGAAATTGCGGTCGTTGAAGGCGAAGGTGAAGTTCGGTTCGGGGCTCGAGGATGAGTTTGATTCCATGACCGGCGGCAGATCGGAGAACTGGTCGACCTTGATCGTCAGTGAGAACGAGAGATCAAGGGTGAGCTTCGGCGACAAGTGGACTCCGACGTGGTTGAGTTGGATCCAGGCGGGCTCTAGGGCtaggtcagagagagagagatggcatggatgtagttttttaattaggcTGAGGGCAAAATTGCTATTTTAATTTAAATtgtgttagtgagaataaaaatctgttgttggggtaagtggaaTAAATTTAGTCATTTTTAGTGCTTTGGAtcaaaaacctaaaataaaaatattaatccaTACTGATGGAAATATGGACACCCAAATCACACACAGATGCCTAAATTAGAGAACAATATTTGAGGGTGACCACTGGCAATGAAGACCGGTGACCGAGTGAAGTATTGTAGTGTATATCATTCGACAACGGATTTAAGCAGGAAATACAATAAGGTAGAGTCGTAGAGAAGGCAATCGCTGGCAAGTTTATGATTAGCAATTAACCATTCATCCAAGCCACGAAACTGAGTAGCCACAACAAGGATACTAAAAGTCAAAGCGCCCATATGTCCGCAAAAGGTGTAACACAATGACAATCTCATAGGCTGGTTAGTGCATAGACATATGGGCTTCATACACATCTTCATCTGCTGATTGGTAGTTTATTGTTGTCACTTCCCCATTTTCGCCGCTATCTCCAGGCAAACTAAAATAACCAAcaagagttgaatgcatatTTTTAAACCTGATCGATAGTCTTACAGTCACATTCTCTGTGAGATTAACAGCAGGTATATGCATGGAAGCAACAGTAGGGACTGAACCTCAGCCCAGAAAGTACTCCCCCAGATGATATCTTTCTCATTCTGGAGATCCGGCCAAAAAGCTTCTGGCCACCACCGCTGCTGTCAACAACCACGACCCGAAACACCATGAAAGTCAACCACGCCATCGCTGACAGGAGCAACCTGCTTGAAGTCAACAGGGGGAGCTATTCTGCAACTCCTCCTCTGTTGTTCCAGCACAAGTGCTCCGGCGAACCAGTCTAGCTTCTCGAAACTGCTCCGCTCGCCGATCCTCTTGCCGCCAAACAGAACTGACGCATCATTCTTCTGCTTCAGCACATCCTTTTAGCTGCGCCAACCTCTTTTTGCTTCAGCATTGTGGAGTGTATTCCTCAGCCCTGTTCTCCACCGCAAATTGGTAGTCAGTAGGGTGGTTCTCGGCAGGTCCTTCCCCTTTCTCCGGTTCAGGCACCGGTGGTGGTAGCAGACAGGAATCCTCTGCGTGCAATTAAAtactattttaattttattttattaaatacaACCACTCCTTTCACGTGCTTTGTGGCAGGAGAGTTTTCAGAAAGGTGGCAGACAAAATTCTTCGGCGTGCAATGGGAACTGCCAAAATATTCTTCTGACTGCCCATACACTGTCCTTGTCGGCCATCCTTCATGGCGACAGACATCCCTAAAAAACAAAAGTCCTCCTACGCAGCAGTTCTGACTGAGGTGTCTCCAATCTCCTTTGCCATCGCTGACTTGCCTTCGCCTTTCTTTGAAGATGGTTTGAACTCTATTCGCATCTCTGAAGAACCATTTCTTCGCGGTCTCGAGAGATGCAAAACCAACTTGATTGGTCGCGTTAATTCTCCTGTCAAGACCCCAGACCTTGTACAACAATTGAAGCAACTATGGTCGGGATTAGATCACTGGACTGTGGCACCTCTTGGTAGGGGTTTTTTCATGCTCCAGTTCGAAAACTTAGTTGATATGCAGCTAGTCTGGTCGTCGGGGACAGTACGTCTTAATTCCGGCATGCTACGTTTGATTAAATGGTCACCTGAGTTCTCGCCATCTACATACAGAAATACCTTCGCTCAGGTATGGGTGCGATTTTGGGACTTAGGGTTTGCCTACTGGGATCAACAAACTCTTTTTGAAATTGCATCTGGTATTGGTACGCCCCTTAAACTTGACCCCCGTACCAAGAACCGCACTGTGGGCTTGTTTGCCAGAATTTTAGTGGACGTTGACTTCTCACAGCCTCTTCACGACAAGCTCAGAATCACTAGGGCCAATGGTGAGGTTGTGGTGATTGGAGTTGAGTATGAGTCTGAACCGGATATCTGCACCAGGTGTGGGATAGTTGGCCATGTCGCTGGTTCCTGCCGTTCTAAGGCTCCGGACGACACTGTGGCTGCTATCCCAAATGAGCGGGGAAGGTCAACAGAGCGTTCTGATCTGAAGAGAAGGAGGAACAATCGATCACGCAAGTCACAGCACAACTCAAAGCATGGGGGTGCAATAGGGAGACCAGTCAGAGCCAGACAACCTGATGATGTTACGCCAACGACGGCAACCACAGCAGTAATCTTAAGGCACGACGTTGAAGATAGGATGGCTTCATCTGTTTTGAATAATGTGGAAATTTCCACAGCAGCTCCAATTATCACTGCAGTTCCAGCTTTCA
Coding sequences within:
- the LOC133711214 gene encoding uncharacterized protein LOC133711214, which translates into the protein MATDIPKKQKSSYAAVLTEVSPISFAIADLPSPFFEDGLNSIRISEEPFLRGLERCKTNLIGRVNSPVKTPDLVQQLKQLWSGLDHWTVAPLGRGFFMLQFENLVDMQLVWSSGTVRLNSGMLRLIKWSPEFSPSTYRNTFAQVWVRFWDLGFAYWDQQTLFEIASGIGTPLKLDPRTKNRTVGLFARILVDVDFSQPLHDKLRITRANGEVVVIGVEYESEPDICTRCGIVGHVAGSCRSKAPDDTVAAIPNERGRSTERSDLKRRRNNRSRKSQHNSKHGGAIGRPVRARQPDDVTPTTATTAVILRHDVEDRMASSVLNNVEISTAAPIITAVPAFTATPIMDELAMAAVPVQQTDSSDSVPPGFTRMETESDIQPASSTSTPVVSSVAPPIIMADCNQRDCQMGVTTDLLEEGEFTPVLHKKSKKLLKQNEKAKMKIISHKPAGRALLRKGASLKRF